The genome window TCCGTTGCGTCGGCGACGATTGCCCGACTCTGTGGGGTGCGCCACGGGAGGCGATTCGAGAACTGTGTGTACGTCGGTGCGTAGAACGTCCGCTCACAGATTGCGGTCAGCAGGTGGCTGGCTTCGTGGCCACGTCGAACACGTCCTGTGAGTTCATACGACGTTCGACCGACGGGCGCAAACGCCGAGGCGAGTTCGTGAGCAATCGCCGTGGCCGCAGTACCTGTGTCTTCACCGTGAGCGAGAATGGCGATGCGGGCGTTCACGTCGAACGAGCGATGTGTTTCACGGACCGCGAGTTCGTCGAGTCTCGCTTCGTCACTGTGTGGAATCGGAAGGTCGTCGTCGGGTGGGCCGAATACGGCAGTCGAGAGTTTGCCACCGAGGGTGTCCTGACTCGTCTCGAGTGCTTTTCGTCGGACGTCGGCTGCAGCCGTCCAATCCGGTTTCGGGCGTAACAGTGTCTGGTAGATAATCGAGCAGTCGCTGGCTGCCATCGTCTCGATGATGGCTGCAAGCGGGATTCGTGTGTGCGTCTTACTCTGGCTCTGGCTCTGGTTACTCTCGCTGGCTTCGAACTCGCTGAAGGGCGTCAGTCGTGTTTGCCAATCTTGGGGTCGTTCGACACAACCCTCGTACTCGACAGCAGCGATGGTATCGGACGCATCGTTTGTTTCATCCGTTGAGCCTGGGTTGAACTCTCGTGCTCGGATTTCCTCGGTAGTTCGGGTTGTCCGTGTGAGTTCGTACGAGTCGGGAAACAACCCTCTGAGGACGCGTTCGAGTGTATCGGTCGCTTCGGGTTCGTCGACACCGAACAGATACGTGAGACTCGCCTCATCGGCTCCTTCAGAGATGAGCAGACACTCGATTGTTGGCGGTGAGGGGCGATTGAAGAGTTTGATCCCTGCTGAGTGGCGCTGTTGTGGGAGTTGGTGGAGACGGCGTACGTGTGTCGCAACGGTCTCTGGGTTCAGCGATTCGTCTGCTGGCCGGACGCGAATGTAGGTTCGTGCCTGTTCGAGCGGTACTGGGAGGTCGGTATCATCAGCCATCTAGTAGCGTCGGCTTCTTCAGATTCTCGTGAGTATGCATGGGCCGCACTCGTGTGGCTGCGTCTGCAACAGAATGTGAATCCAAGAGACAAACGGCGGACAGCTGAGCAGTTCAATACGATTTGAGATAGCATTCACACCCTCAAGCAACGAAAGAAGCGAGCGAGTAAGCCGAGGGGGAGCCGAAACGGGATGCGACTACCCTCGCTCAATAGCAGACCGATGTCTGAATTTAAAAAGCATTACGGATACATCCCCGGTCATGGAGGTCCGACGTACCGCACCCGTTAAAATTGTTGTTCCTGACGGACGACGTAGCGACCTCCACGAAACCGCTCGACAGTTCTTGTACTGTGCCAATCGTGCCAGTGAGTACTGTTGGGACGACACCTCGTACAAAAATTGCGTCACGTCAAACACGAAAGCCCGTAGTGCGCTCTATTACGAACTTCATGAGGAAACCGACCTCGTGGCAAACCTCGTACAAAAAGCAATTCGACGCGCCGTCCAAGCCACAAAAGGGTGCGTCGAACCTGGAAGAACGGGCGACGAGTAAGCCAACCAGAGTTCACGTCGTGGAGCATTGTCTACGATAAACGGAGTGCAACGTTTTACCGAAATAAAGTATCTCTCTCGACTGTCAATGGACGCGTTGAGTGCGACTTCGAGCTCCCCGCAGAGAGTCCAACACCTTATGAACAGTACGTACTGTCAGAGAAATTTGAATTCCGAACAAGCACACTCCAGTACGACGCAGTAGATGACGAGTTTTACTTCCACATCAGCACACGAAGATACGACAGCGACGGCGAAGACGATTCTGAGGTTCCGGCAGATACTGAGCACCAAACAGTCCTCGGTATCGACCTCGGCGTCAACTCGCTTGCTGTCGCTTCAACAGGGAGGTTCTGGCAGGGCAACGACTACGATCACTGGTGCCGCGAATTCGAAAAACGGCGTGCTAAGATGCAACAGCGCGGGACGCAGGCCGCTCACAATGCATTGCTTCGACTCGGAAAACGTGAGGAAGGGTGGCGGAAGCAGTACATCCATACCATAGCGAACGAAATCGTCAAAGAAGCGGTTGAAACTGGTTGTACCCAGATTGTCTTCGAGAAGCTTGATGGTATCCGGGAACGCCTTCGATTCGCTAAATGGCATCATCTGTGGGCGTTTCGACGGATCGTTGAGTACGTTGAGTATAAGGCAGCACAGCAGAGCGTCGCTGTTGAGAGAGTAAAACCCAATTTCACGTCTCAACGCTGTTCTCGGACGGACTGTGGATTCACCCACGAGGGTAACCGTCACGGAGAACACTTTGAGTGCTTGAAATGCGGATACAAGGTGAACGCGGATTACAACGCGGCCAAGAACATTGGTATGAGGTACGTTCAGAAGCGACAACACAGACTGCACTCCTCGCCTATGTCGGAGAGTGTAGACGCATCAGTAAACATGCGTATAAATGGTGGACTGATGAACGGCGACGGGTATCAGCCTCTTGCTGAGACCTGATTGCTGGGAGTTCACATCAAAACAATGGAGGGCCTGACCTTTCGCAGTCTCACCGGGATTCTGTTCCGTCGATGGCCCCAACCCCAATAAAGCGAGGCGCGTCAGCGCCGAGCGAGTAGGGTTGTGTAGTTTACACGAAATGTACTCTCAGACTCGGTGCTCCCGTTAAGGAGACAGTGTGAAGACAGACGAAACGTCCTCTCTTTCCCGAAATGCGTTCGCTGAATTCGCGTCTGTGAGGACGTTTGCACCGCTGGCTACGTCTCAGAGTTTCTCATACTATAGGGTATGACCACTCGTGAGCGACCTGGACGGAAACCAGAAGAGAAGTGTAACTCTGTGATTCTGAAAGTCCGCGCCGTGTCGCTGGCTGCGACTCGCTGCGGTCCTTACGTCGTCATCAGAAACCGTCGGTTTCTGATTGGCTCGCAAGACGTACACGTCTTGCGAACGTCTCGCTCAGGCGACACGGCGGCCCCTTTCGATCCCACCACGTGATTTGAGAGATGCTTAAAACTACATAACGGGTTGGGAGTCCGATTTCCTATCTTTGTCTCGACTGAGTCTGTCTGGCGTTGCAAAATACCGAAGTCATTTATATATTGGTTCGTTAGTATGCAACAGTATGCTCACAGAAGGCGAGGTTCGCACCCTCACTGCTCTCCATGGTGAGCAGACAGTCTCTGAACTCGCGACGAATCTCGATCGGAGTCTCAGCTACACCTCAGAACTCGTCGAACGGCTCGAAACGGCTGGCCTCGTCGAGACACGTCGACAGGGGAAAACAAAGCAGATTCGACTATCGGACGCGAAGGCACTCGAGTTACTCACGGACCTTACGCAGCAGTATTCACATATCGACTGGCCGGAGCTGTTGTCAGGGGCAGCCCTCCGTGTGTGCTACTTCCTCGATACCCCACGGACCGCGACTGAGCTCGCATGCCGCGCCGACATCCACAGAAGCACAGTCCACCGTGCGCTTGCCCCGTTTCAGCACCGCGGAGTCATCTACCAGACCGACGACGGGGCGTACGCACTGAACGACGGCTTCGAACAGTTGAGTGCATTCGCTCGTGAGCTTGCCCATCACGCCCACCGCCAGACTGTCGAAGAACAGACCGACACCTACACGATTCTCTGGGAGTCTCTAGACGAGTTCCTTGTGCAGACGGGGACTGAGGTCAGCGACGAACACTTCATCCCGACAGGGCCAGACCAATTTCAGCGATATGGTCTTCCACTCTTGGCACGTGACCGTCGGTATTACCTCTATTCGAAGGCGACGAGCGAGCTCTCCCCGGAGATGTTGTGCTGTCACATGCTCGTGATCGATTCGGGCGCACGGACCCGGTCATACTGCCTACTCTTGCTCAGTCACGTCGACGTCGACCGCGACGAACTCCGAACCCAAGCCACCAAGTACGGCGTCGACCACGTCGTCGACGAACTCTGCACGTATCTCGACACCAGCGGTGACCAGCGAACGTCTCGACTTCCCGAGTGGGAGGACTTCCAGGAACTCACTGAGGAGTACGGGGTGACGCCATGAGGGCGCGATTCGATAGCTCATACATCCGCTCAGAACTCGAGCGCATCGGCCAGCAGCTGGACAATCCACTCACCGTCTTCTTGATTGGCGGTGGGTCGATGGCGTTTCGCGGACTCAAAGAGACGACCAAAGATATCGACCTCATCGTCTCCTCCGGCGACGATCTGAGTCAGCTACAGGCGGTGCTCCTCGAACTGGGATATGATATCGTCCGGGAACCGGACGAAGAGTACGAAGAACTCGGTGCCCAGCGCATCCTCGAGAACGATGATGGGTGTCGCATCGACGTCTTCAACCAGCAAGTGATTGGCAAGCTGATTCTCTCTCCAGGGATTCGTGAGCGGAGCGAACGGTATCTCGACCCAGGGAATCTCGTGGTCGAACTCGTGAGTCCAGAAGACATCTTTCTGTTCAAAGCGGTCGCAGGTCGGGCAGACGACATCGAGGATATGTTTTCGTTGATGCAGACCGGCCTCGAGTTCGACGTCGTCGAAGCGGAACTCGAGACGCAGGTCGAACTCTTGGAGCAAGAACTGTTCGTGACGTACGTGAACGGAGCGTTGACTGATCTCACCGAGCAACACAACGTGACGACACCGTTGCATGATCCTGTCGCGGAGGTCACCGAACGCGTCTACGAGGAACTCGAAGTGCTGCACGCGCTCGAGGAACCGAAATCGGTGGCTGACCTGCACCAGGAACTCGACTGGCCCGCAGCGGACGTACAGGAGATTGTGAGACGTCTGGAAGAGAAAGACGCAGTCGCGGTAACCGATAGGCACGTAGAACGTCGCTCAACGACGATTTAATCGCGAGGGAGTAGAACGTGAGGCTGTGATTACCACTCCATCATCCTGTATCTGCACACTCCCAGCGGCTGATTCGCGCGCTGTATTCAGCACTCTCTCAAAATCTCCCATCGACTAGATATTTCTGCCGGGTCGGTATCGTTCGTGGTAACATTGGAAACGGTTCTGCAAGGAGTTTCGCCGCTT of Haloprofundus halophilus contains these proteins:
- a CDS encoding winged helix-turn-helix domain-containing protein, producing MLTEGEVRTLTALHGEQTVSELATNLDRSLSYTSELVERLETAGLVETRRQGKTKQIRLSDAKALELLTDLTQQYSHIDWPELLSGAALRVCYFLDTPRTATELACRADIHRSTVHRALAPFQHRGVIYQTDDGAYALNDGFEQLSAFARELAHHAHRQTVEEQTDTYTILWESLDEFLVQTGTEVSDEHFIPTGPDQFQRYGLPLLARDRRYYLYSKATSELSPEMLCCHMLVIDSGARTRSYCLLLLSHVDVDRDELRTQATKYGVDHVVDELCTYLDTSGDQRTSRLPEWEDFQELTEEYGVTP
- a CDS encoding DUF6036 family nucleotidyltransferase, yielding MRARFDSSYIRSELERIGQQLDNPLTVFLIGGGSMAFRGLKETTKDIDLIVSSGDDLSQLQAVLLELGYDIVREPDEEYEELGAQRILENDDGCRIDVFNQQVIGKLILSPGIRERSERYLDPGNLVVELVSPEDIFLFKAVAGRADDIEDMFSLMQTGLEFDVVEAELETQVELLEQELFVTYVNGALTDLTEQHNVTTPLHDPVAEVTERVYEELEVLHALEEPKSVADLHQELDWPAADVQEIVRRLEEKDAVAVTDRHVERRSTTI